One genomic segment of Natrialbaceae archaeon AArc-T1-2 includes these proteins:
- a CDS encoding cysteine hydrolase family protein produces the protein MNLEPDTTAVVVVDMQNGFCHPEGALYAPGSEAVIEPIAELLERAQAAGVAIVYTRDVHPPEQFEDTHYYDEFERWGEHVVEGTWGAEIVDELPAEEADLIVEKHTYNAFYETELEGWLSARGITDLVFCGTLANVCVLHTGGSAGLRDFRPVLVEDCIGHIEEDHREYALEHADWLFGEVVESDDLEFASTRRRDDPASSG, from the coding sequence ATGAATCTCGAACCAGACACTACCGCTGTCGTGGTCGTCGACATGCAAAACGGCTTCTGTCACCCCGAGGGGGCGCTGTACGCCCCCGGCAGCGAGGCGGTCATCGAGCCGATCGCCGAACTCCTCGAGCGGGCCCAGGCGGCCGGCGTGGCGATCGTCTACACCCGCGACGTCCACCCGCCCGAACAGTTCGAGGATACCCACTACTACGACGAGTTCGAACGCTGGGGCGAACACGTCGTCGAGGGGACGTGGGGAGCCGAAATCGTCGACGAACTGCCCGCCGAGGAGGCCGACCTGATCGTCGAGAAACACACCTACAACGCCTTCTACGAGACCGAACTCGAGGGATGGCTAAGCGCGCGGGGAATCACAGACCTCGTCTTCTGTGGCACGCTCGCGAACGTCTGCGTGCTCCACACCGGCGGCAGCGCCGGCCTCCGTGACTTTCGGCCGGTGCTGGTCGAAGACTGCATCGGCCACATCGAGGAGGACCACCGTGAGTACGCCTTAGAGCACGCCGACTGGCTGTTCGGGGAAGTCGTCGAGAGCGACGACCTCGAGTTCGCATCAACGCGCCGGCGGGACGACCCCGCGTCGTCTGGGTAG
- a CDS encoding MFS transporter has translation MTRQRAEVAGPFDAFRQFFSLQRDVLVLSLAMFAFSLGFQMTNRFLPDYLVYLGATGFVVGLFATLGNVIGAVYPYYGGVVSDRVGSRYALTVFGFLSTFGFGIWLVSAYVPAIDLGVTTVEPWVWVFVGLLLAQCWKSFGIGGHYAIVKQATEPSRLARGFASTETFRRTAFLIAPLIVAVLVADDLMPGFLWVLAIAIAVAIFGTITQHLLYETGEDTVGKEFEGFGQIVDDLRALPDPLRPLLVADTFVRFANGMVYAFFILVITQLMEIGLTATLPLVGTIDLSPAAFFGVLLAIEMLVALVTMAPAAKVAEYTGLKPVVGLGFLVYAVFPVALIFAPENVWILIALFAFSGLRFAGLPAHKALIVGPAERGAGGRVTGSYYFVRGAIVIPSGALGGFLWEFVAPELSFTVATVVGLIGVGYFAIFGEEFEAYR, from the coding sequence ATGACACGACAGCGAGCCGAAGTCGCCGGTCCGTTTGACGCGTTTCGGCAGTTTTTCTCGCTCCAGCGAGACGTCCTGGTGCTCTCGCTTGCGATGTTCGCGTTCAGTCTCGGCTTTCAGATGACGAACCGGTTTCTCCCCGACTATCTCGTCTACCTCGGGGCGACCGGATTCGTCGTGGGGCTGTTCGCGACGCTCGGGAACGTCATCGGCGCGGTGTATCCGTACTACGGAGGAGTCGTCTCCGACCGCGTCGGCTCGCGATACGCCCTGACCGTGTTCGGGTTCCTCTCGACGTTCGGGTTCGGGATCTGGCTCGTCTCCGCCTACGTTCCGGCGATCGACCTCGGCGTCACGACTGTCGAGCCGTGGGTCTGGGTGTTCGTCGGTCTGCTGTTGGCCCAGTGTTGGAAGTCGTTCGGGATCGGCGGCCACTACGCGATCGTCAAGCAGGCGACCGAACCCAGCCGGCTGGCTCGTGGATTTGCCAGCACGGAGACGTTCCGGCGGACGGCCTTTCTGATCGCGCCGCTGATCGTCGCCGTCCTCGTCGCCGACGACCTCATGCCCGGGTTCCTGTGGGTGCTCGCGATCGCCATCGCCGTCGCAATCTTCGGCACGATTACACAGCACCTGCTGTACGAGACCGGCGAGGACACCGTCGGCAAGGAGTTCGAGGGATTCGGCCAGATCGTCGACGACCTCCGGGCGCTTCCCGACCCGCTCCGGCCGTTGCTCGTGGCGGACACGTTCGTCAGGTTCGCCAACGGGATGGTGTACGCCTTCTTCATCCTCGTGATCACACAACTGATGGAGATCGGACTGACGGCGACCCTTCCTCTCGTCGGCACGATCGACCTCTCGCCCGCCGCGTTCTTCGGCGTGTTGCTCGCAATCGAGATGCTCGTCGCGCTGGTGACGATGGCGCCGGCCGCGAAGGTCGCCGAATACACCGGGCTCAAGCCGGTCGTCGGACTCGGCTTTCTCGTCTACGCCGTCTTCCCGGTCGCGTTGATCTTCGCGCCGGAGAACGTCTGGATCCTGATCGCGCTGTTTGCCTTTTCGGGACTGCGCTTTGCCGGGTTGCCGGCGCACAAGGCGTTGATCGTGGGGCCGGCCGAGCGAGGGGCAGGCGGTCGCGTGACGGGCTCGTACTACTTCGTCCGCGGTGCGATCGTGATTCCAAGCGGTGCACTCGGTGGGTTCCTCTGGGAGTTCGTCGCGCCGGAACTCTCGTTTACGGTCGCGACGGTCGTCGGACTGATCGGCGTCGGCTACTTCGCGATCTTCGGCGAGGAGTTCGAGGCGTACCGGTAG
- a CDS encoding ABC transporter ATP-binding protein, which yields MPSECTPVIEIDGLTKRYGEATAVEGLTTTVDAGTVYGFLGPNGAGKTTAMRMLTTLTRPTAGTARVDGHPIDDRAAVTPHIGYLPEEPPVYDELTGREQLEYAAGLRDLPEPETGERIAALLERFDLLEDADKRIEQYSKGMRQKIGVIQAVLHEPAVAFLDEPTSGLDPRAARTMRETIADLADREMTIFLSTHILPVADDLADTVGVLHDGRLVAEDAPATLKRRAETGDQRSLEDVFLEVTRETSDDGSTGESTRASW from the coding sequence ATGCCCTCCGAGTGTACGCCCGTCATCGAGATCGACGGACTCACCAAACGCTACGGTGAAGCGACGGCCGTCGAGGGGCTGACGACGACGGTCGATGCCGGAACCGTCTACGGCTTTCTCGGTCCCAACGGGGCCGGCAAGACGACGGCGATGAGAATGTTGACGACGCTCACCAGACCGACCGCCGGCACGGCCCGCGTCGACGGCCATCCGATCGACGACCGCGCGGCCGTCACGCCCCACATCGGCTACCTGCCCGAAGAGCCGCCGGTCTACGACGAGCTCACCGGCCGCGAACAGCTCGAGTACGCCGCCGGCCTGCGTGACCTCCCCGAGCCCGAGACCGGCGAACGCATCGCCGCCTTACTCGAGCGGTTCGACCTGCTCGAGGATGCAGACAAGCGCATCGAGCAGTACTCGAAGGGGATGCGCCAGAAGATCGGCGTCATCCAGGCCGTATTACACGAACCCGCCGTCGCCTTCCTCGACGAGCCGACGAGCGGGCTGGATCCCCGTGCCGCACGCACGATGCGGGAGACGATCGCCGATCTCGCCGACCGGGAGATGACGATCTTCCTCTCGACGCACATCCTCCCCGTCGCCGACGACCTCGCCGACACCGTCGGCGTTCTCCACGACGGTCGACTGGTCGCAGAGGACGCACCTGCGACGTTGAAACGTCGCGCCGAGACCGGCGACCAGCGGAGTCTCGAGGACGTCTTCCTCGAGGTGACCCGGGAGACGTCCGACGACGGCTCCACCGGGGAATCGACCCGCGCTAGCTGGTAA
- a CDS encoding CARDB domain-containing protein, with protein MEGYDRRTFLGLAGGAAAVAGVSGQAIAQSRLQVAIQATNSPVAAGGQLRVSAEIWNLEYSPTTEQVTLEVGGEIVDRAWVSIPARGRAVADVGYETYPVRQDVSFPVTVAAGDDAATRTVEVYADEPPDPGALAVSITGTNDPVDAGEFLQVTATVRNTGDSQASGTARLLVGEDRDQVDSASVSLGAGGTSTVTLGYVTYPVRRDVSFPVIVATDDDEETRTVSVSGTG; from the coding sequence ATGGAGGGGTACGACAGACGTACGTTCCTCGGCCTCGCCGGAGGCGCGGCCGCCGTCGCCGGCGTTTCGGGGCAGGCGATAGCACAGTCGCGGCTACAGGTAGCGATCCAGGCGACGAACAGTCCGGTCGCCGCGGGCGGACAGTTGCGCGTGTCGGCGGAGATCTGGAACCTCGAGTACAGCCCGACGACGGAGCAGGTCACGCTCGAGGTTGGCGGCGAGATCGTCGACCGCGCGTGGGTATCGATCCCGGCTCGTGGACGGGCTGTCGCCGACGTGGGGTACGAGACGTACCCGGTCAGACAGGACGTCTCGTTTCCAGTAACGGTCGCGGCAGGAGACGATGCGGCGACTCGAACCGTCGAGGTGTACGCCGACGAACCGCCGGATCCGGGCGCGCTCGCGGTGTCGATCACCGGGACGAACGATCCGGTCGACGCCGGCGAGTTCCTGCAGGTGACCGCGACGGTCCGGAACACCGGCGATTCACAGGCGAGCGGGACCGCCCGACTCCTCGTCGGCGAGGATCGCGACCAGGTCGACTCGGCGTCAGTGTCGCTCGGTGCAGGCGGGACGTCGACCGTGACGCTCGGGTACGTGACGTATCCGGTCCGACGGGACGTCTCGTTCCCCGTGATCGTCGCCACCGACGACGACGAGGAGACGCGTACCGTTTCCGTCTCGGGAACGGGCTGA
- a CDS encoding lipoate--protein ligase family protein: MRVFRGRTGTIPADREASARLLEVAAAGEPAVRVWTPHRQVAFGRRDAGLEGYDRARTVARDRGFPPVERSVGGRAVAYDGETTLAFARAEPVADFRRGTDERYERLIGELERALADLGVDVARGEPMDSFCPGAHSLQAEGGKLAGIAQRVRHDAAVVSGVLVVDAADELAGVLEPVYDALAVSFDPGSVGSAAAAGGPADPDRVQAALEDALVGDRETVETCVDDEDGE; this comes from the coding sequence ATGCGCGTCTTCCGTGGCCGCACCGGAACGATCCCGGCCGACCGCGAGGCAAGCGCCCGCCTGCTCGAGGTCGCCGCCGCCGGCGAGCCCGCGGTCCGGGTCTGGACCCCGCACCGGCAGGTCGCGTTCGGCCGTCGCGACGCCGGCCTCGAGGGGTACGACCGCGCTCGCACGGTCGCCCGCGACCGTGGCTTCCCGCCGGTCGAGCGAAGCGTCGGCGGTCGGGCCGTCGCCTACGACGGCGAGACGACGCTCGCCTTCGCCCGTGCGGAGCCGGTCGCAGATTTCCGTCGGGGAACCGACGAGCGATACGAGCGCCTGATCGGGGAGCTCGAACGGGCACTCGCCGACCTCGGCGTCGACGTCGCCCGCGGCGAGCCGATGGACTCGTTCTGTCCCGGAGCCCACTCACTGCAGGCCGAAGGCGGCAAACTCGCTGGCATCGCCCAGCGAGTGCGACACGACGCCGCCGTTGTCTCCGGCGTTCTCGTTGTCGACGCGGCCGACGAACTCGCAGGGGTGTTAGAGCCGGTCTACGACGCGCTCGCGGTTTCGTTCGATCCGGGCTCGGTTGGCAGCGCCGCGGCCGCGGGCGGACCCGCCGATCCGGACCGGGTGCAAGCGGCGCTCGAGGACGCCCTCGTCGGCGATCGAGAGACCGTCGAGACGTGCGTCGACGACGAAGACGGCGAGTAA
- a CDS encoding DUF7529 family protein: protein MTGADGTDGGTDVAPEPDDPWTELLADTEEIATEYREAGWEAVAVRPTDVTAVNREERAWLTVFATDAEYEPVASVVDRDEATFEGADVYRRQVKETTYVLAVELDAATETAVVVPLSYDLAEGRGVLESALEAGELTVRVRPPSIDDGWVSFAHDEPSLFVADDAFER, encoded by the coding sequence ATGACCGGAGCCGACGGCACCGACGGCGGGACGGACGTCGCCCCCGAGCCGGACGATCCCTGGACGGAGCTTCTCGCCGACACCGAGGAGATCGCCACGGAGTACCGCGAGGCGGGCTGGGAGGCCGTCGCCGTCCGACCCACGGACGTTACGGCCGTCAACCGCGAGGAGCGCGCCTGGCTCACCGTCTTCGCCACCGACGCCGAGTACGAGCCTGTGGCGTCCGTCGTCGACCGTGACGAGGCCACCTTCGAGGGGGCCGACGTCTATCGACGGCAGGTCAAGGAGACGACCTACGTCCTGGCGGTCGAACTCGACGCTGCGACCGAGACCGCCGTCGTCGTCCCGCTCTCGTACGATCTCGCGGAGGGCCGGGGTGTGCTCGAGTCGGCTCTCGAAGCCGGCGAGCTGACCGTCCGCGTTCGTCCCCCCTCGATCGACGACGGCTGGGTGTCGTTCGCTCACGACGAGCCGTCGCTGTTCGTCGCGGACGACGCTTTCGAGAGGTGA
- a CDS encoding AMP phosphorylase, whose protein sequence is MQLEADAIDIGTSRPTVLLNVADAAELGAHPLDRVRIDYDETTTTGIVKVTDELVDAGTIGVSEPLEHVRGPVEVALAGTPGSVRYVRKKLDDVELERDELEAIVRDVHENRLSDVELSAYVSGVYANGLSLEETKHLTEAMSAIGERLEWEEPVVADKHSIGGVAGNRTTPIIVPIVAEAGLTMPKTSSRAVTSPAGTADVMEVFCEIEFTTAEIESIVAETNCCLVWGGGVDLSPVDDEIIRAENPLSIDPPGQLIASVLSKKRSAGSTHVVVDVPYGEGAKVESLVAARELADDFKRVGDHLGVDVVCAITHGTDPTGYGIGPVLEARDVLSVLEGGGPESLRLKSLRLANILLEHCGVEADATEILDSGRALERFRDLVAAQGGDPDVVVSDLEPGSETATIRAGRAGLISRVDNRQLSDLARRAGAPKDLRAGIAVHRTTGEPVDEGDDLYTIHAETPSKLDEAERLAEKLEPIRIRSKADALVERR, encoded by the coding sequence ATGCAACTCGAGGCCGACGCGATCGACATCGGGACGAGCCGGCCGACGGTCCTGTTGAACGTCGCCGACGCGGCGGAGCTGGGTGCCCACCCGCTAGACCGCGTCCGGATCGACTACGACGAGACGACGACGACCGGGATCGTCAAGGTGACCGACGAGCTGGTCGACGCCGGGACGATCGGCGTCTCCGAACCCTTAGAACACGTCCGCGGCCCCGTCGAGGTGGCCCTGGCCGGCACGCCGGGGTCGGTCCGGTACGTCCGCAAGAAACTCGACGACGTCGAACTCGAGCGCGACGAACTCGAGGCAATCGTCCGAGACGTCCACGAGAATCGCCTCTCGGACGTCGAGTTGAGCGCGTACGTCTCGGGCGTCTACGCAAACGGGCTCTCACTCGAGGAGACCAAACACCTCACGGAGGCGATGAGCGCGATCGGCGAACGCCTCGAGTGGGAGGAGCCGGTCGTCGCCGACAAACACTCAATCGGCGGCGTCGCGGGCAACCGGACGACGCCGATCATCGTCCCGATCGTCGCCGAGGCGGGGCTGACGATGCCGAAGACGTCCTCGCGGGCGGTGACCTCGCCCGCGGGCACCGCCGACGTGATGGAAGTGTTCTGTGAGATCGAATTTACGACCGCCGAGATCGAATCGATCGTCGCCGAGACGAACTGCTGTCTCGTCTGGGGTGGCGGCGTCGACCTCTCGCCGGTCGACGACGAGATCATCCGCGCGGAGAACCCCCTCTCGATCGACCCGCCGGGCCAGCTCATCGCCTCCGTGCTCTCGAAGAAACGGAGCGCGGGCTCGACCCACGTCGTCGTCGACGTCCCCTACGGCGAGGGCGCGAAAGTCGAGAGCCTCGTCGCCGCCCGCGAACTCGCAGACGACTTCAAACGCGTCGGCGACCACCTCGGGGTCGACGTCGTCTGTGCGATCACCCACGGCACCGACCCGACGGGCTATGGCATCGGCCCCGTCCTCGAGGCCAGAGACGTCCTCTCGGTGCTCGAGGGCGGCGGCCCCGAGTCGCTCCGGCTGAAGTCGCTTCGGCTCGCGAACATCCTGCTCGAGCACTGCGGCGTCGAGGCCGACGCGACCGAGATCCTCGACTCCGGACGAGCGCTCGAGCGCTTCCGTGATCTCGTCGCGGCCCAGGGTGGCGATCCCGACGTCGTCGTCAGTGACCTCGAGCCGGGATCGGAGACGGCGACGATCCGGGCCGGGCGAGCGGGGCTGATCTCGCGGGTCGACAATCGCCAGCTGAGCGATCTCGCCAGACGGGCCGGCGCGCCGAAAGACCTCCGGGCCGGGATCGCTGTCCACCGGACGACGGGCGAGCCAGTCGACGAAGGCGACGACCTCTATACGATCCACGCCGAGACACCGAGCAAGCTCGACGAAGCTGAACGGCTCGCAGAGAAACTCGAGCCGATCCGGATTCGGAGCAAAGCCGACGCGCTCGTCGAACGGCGATGA
- a CDS encoding universal stress protein, with amino-acid sequence MYDTILVPVDGSEPANRATEHAMDIASTFDADLHALYVVDTRRYGGVSDAGGVLEDLEESGRGILEDLETRADVEMTTEIRRGRPSEEIDAYADAIGADLIVLGNRGLAGPPGGEIGSVAERVVRYAGRPVITA; translated from the coding sequence ATGTACGACACGATCCTCGTCCCGGTCGACGGCAGCGAACCGGCAAACCGGGCGACAGAGCACGCGATGGACATCGCGTCGACGTTCGACGCGGACCTCCACGCGCTGTACGTCGTCGACACCCGTCGGTACGGTGGCGTCTCGGACGCCGGTGGCGTCCTCGAGGACCTCGAAGAGAGCGGACGGGGGATTCTCGAGGATCTCGAAACGCGTGCTGACGTCGAGATGACGACCGAGATTCGACGCGGACGGCCGAGCGAGGAGATCGACGCCTACGCGGACGCGATCGGTGCCGATCTCATCGTCCTCGGAAACCGAGGACTCGCCGGACCGCCGGGTGGCGAGATCGGGAGCGTCGCCGAACGGGTCGTCAGATACGCCGGCCGGCCCGTGATCACGGCCTGA
- a CDS encoding universal stress protein, which yields MYDTILVATDGSDPANRAVEHALTLADRYDAEVHALYCVETHRYGEPALSSSAIVLNKLEEQGQAMLQDLVDRADNEGIEMGCTVCHGRPWEEIHDCAEKCDADLIVIGYQGQSHSRDMKIGSVAERVVRTADRPVLTA from the coding sequence ATGTACGATACGATCCTGGTCGCGACGGATGGCAGCGATCCCGCGAACCGCGCCGTCGAACACGCGCTGACGCTTGCAGACCGCTACGACGCCGAGGTCCACGCGCTGTACTGCGTCGAAACCCACCGCTACGGCGAGCCCGCGCTAAGCAGCTCCGCGATCGTCCTGAACAAACTCGAAGAACAGGGACAGGCGATGCTCCAGGACCTCGTCGACCGCGCCGACAACGAGGGTATCGAGATGGGCTGTACCGTCTGTCACGGGCGTCCCTGGGAGGAGATCCACGACTGCGCCGAGAAGTGCGACGCGGATCTCATCGTCATCGGCTACCAGGGCCAGAGCCACTCGCGTGACATGAAAATCGGCAGCGTCGCCGAACGGGTCGTCCGGACGGCCGATCGACCCGTCCTGACGGCCTGA
- a CDS encoding universal stress protein encodes MYDSILVPVDGTPGAEGAIARALSLARVGGATVHALSVIESGDDLAALDADEREQVRRSTERRGEQATEHVMELADDAGVEVVRHVRDGVSHRQIVAYADEADADLIVMGTHGERDVRLGSTTERVIATADVPVMAVRLADGPEDVPSVAGVTTDRVVVPTDGSDAADRATDRALEIADLTGATVDVVYVIDRTIYDLEDAPRSIIGNLREGGETVLEEVAAEATERGLGVNTEVLRGAPDEEILAYADGVDADLLAMGTRGRGGGGRSDRLLGSTTARVVRRSERPVLTVR; translated from the coding sequence ATGTACGACAGTATCCTCGTTCCGGTCGACGGCACGCCCGGCGCGGAGGGCGCGATCGCCCGCGCACTCTCGCTCGCTCGAGTCGGCGGTGCGACCGTTCACGCGCTCTCCGTAATCGAGTCCGGAGACGACCTCGCGGCCCTCGATGCCGACGAACGCGAACAGGTCCGTCGCTCGACGGAACGACGGGGCGAGCAGGCGACCGAACACGTGATGGAACTGGCCGACGACGCGGGCGTCGAGGTCGTTCGACACGTCCGGGACGGCGTTTCCCACCGCCAGATCGTCGCCTACGCCGACGAGGCGGACGCCGACCTGATCGTGATGGGGACTCACGGCGAGCGCGACGTCCGACTCGGCAGCACGACCGAACGTGTGATCGCGACCGCCGACGTCCCCGTGATGGCGGTCCGACTTGCCGACGGTCCCGAAGATGTCCCCTCCGTCGCGGGCGTGACGACCGACCGCGTCGTCGTCCCGACCGACGGCAGCGACGCCGCCGACCGGGCCACAGACCGCGCTCTCGAGATCGCCGACCTCACCGGCGCGACCGTCGACGTCGTCTACGTGATCGACCGGACGATCTACGACTTAGAGGACGCCCCCCGGAGTATCATCGGGAACCTCCGCGAGGGCGGTGAGACCGTCCTCGAGGAGGTTGCAGCCGAGGCGACCGAGCGCGGACTCGGCGTGAACACCGAGGTTCTCCGCGGGGCACCCGACGAGGAGATCCTCGCGTACGCAGACGGCGTCGACGCCGACCTGCTGGCGATGGGAACGCGCGGCCGGGGCGGTGGCGGCCGCTCGGATCGCCTGCTCGGAAGTACGACCGCCCGCGTCGTGCGTCGGTCCGAGCGGCCGGTGTTGACGGTCAGGTGA
- a CDS encoding ABC1 kinase family protein gives MRGFYRRYLQVVVRFLPFAIAFLRDRRRFLLVGSPRRLPESAHRERAEAMTETMLELGPAFVKVGQVLSTRPDVVPPTYVDVFGTLQDEVPEDAGGEPRDVLEAELGDELDLGTLEPVAGGSLAFVYTARYEGERIALKVRRPGVRTVIERDLRVVRALVPIVGLFADERQQYSIENVADDFEEIILEELDFEREARMMVDIGANVEDEDRVVVPGVYEDLSAERVLAMEYVPGEKITNEDVLDAHELTPSEMATLIARTYLKMGLIDGVFHADPHPGNLAVTDEGQLVIYDFGMSERLTPAEQEDIVSLYRTLVRRDVDGLMDALIALEVLEPTVDRAAVRDVLRLVIENLEGRSEITWRLIITELLTMLQDFPFRIPPDVMLLVRVGTVGEGVCRSLDPDFDFIAVIRDFLIDYGFIETELRALLEDVRTDLRQSAPVAAGLPARADRVLGQLERGELLVRTEPVETDDGDGGVGYAILAAAAVVAAAILTFHEASYEIAGLALAVAFFLLYLRSRLSA, from the coding sequence ATGAGGGGCTTTTACCGTCGGTACCTCCAGGTCGTCGTTCGCTTTCTGCCGTTCGCGATCGCCTTTCTCCGGGACCGGCGACGGTTCCTGCTCGTCGGCTCGCCCCGTCGGCTCCCCGAGTCGGCCCACCGCGAACGCGCCGAGGCGATGACCGAGACGATGCTCGAGCTCGGCCCCGCGTTCGTCAAGGTCGGACAGGTGCTCTCGACGCGACCCGACGTCGTCCCGCCGACGTACGTCGACGTCTTCGGGACGTTACAGGACGAGGTCCCGGAGGACGCAGGCGGGGAACCGCGAGACGTCCTCGAGGCCGAACTCGGCGACGAGCTCGATCTCGGGACGCTCGAGCCGGTCGCCGGCGGTTCGCTCGCGTTCGTCTACACCGCTCGCTACGAGGGCGAGCGGATTGCGTTGAAGGTCCGTCGACCCGGCGTCAGGACGGTGATCGAACGCGACCTTCGGGTCGTCAGGGCGCTGGTCCCGATCGTCGGGCTCTTCGCCGACGAGCGCCAGCAGTACTCGATCGAGAACGTCGCCGACGACTTCGAGGAGATCATCCTCGAGGAACTGGACTTCGAGCGCGAGGCGCGGATGATGGTCGATATCGGTGCGAACGTCGAGGACGAGGATCGGGTCGTCGTGCCCGGAGTCTACGAGGACCTCTCCGCCGAACGGGTGCTGGCGATGGAGTACGTTCCCGGCGAGAAGATCACGAACGAGGATGTCCTGGACGCCCACGAGCTCACCCCCTCGGAGATGGCGACGCTGATCGCCCGAACGTACCTGAAGATGGGGCTGATCGACGGCGTCTTTCACGCCGATCCTCACCCGGGCAATCTCGCAGTTACCGACGAGGGACAACTCGTCATCTACGACTTCGGGATGAGCGAACGGCTCACGCCAGCCGAACAGGAGGACATCGTCTCGCTGTACCGGACGCTCGTCCGTCGGGACGTCGACGGTCTGATGGACGCGCTGATCGCACTGGAGGTGCTCGAGCCGACGGTCGACCGGGCCGCCGTCCGGGACGTCCTCCGGCTCGTCATCGAGAACCTCGAGGGACGCTCCGAGATCACCTGGCGGCTGATCATCACGGAGCTGCTGACGATGTTGCAGGACTTTCCGTTCCGGATCCCGCCCGACGTCATGTTGCTCGTCCGGGTCGGCACCGTCGGCGAAGGCGTCTGTCGGTCGCTCGACCCTGACTTCGACTTCATCGCCGTTATTCGCGACTTTCTGATCGACTACGGCTTCATCGAGACCGAACTCCGGGCGCTGCTCGAGGACGTCCGTACCGACCTGCGTCAGTCGGCTCCCGTCGCGGCCGGACTGCCCGCACGAGCCGATCGGGTCCTCGGACAGCTCGAGCGTGGCGAACTCCTCGTCCGGACCGAGCCCGTCGAGACCGACGACGGCGACGGGGGCGTCGGCTACGCGATTCTCGCTGCTGCCGCCGTCGTCGCCGCGGCGATCCTGACCTTCCACGAGGCCTCTTACGAGATCGCTGGCCTCGCACTCGCCGTCGCGTTCTTCCTGTTGTACCTCCGGAGCCGGCTGTCAGCGTAA
- a CDS encoding pyridoxamine 5'-phosphate oxidase family protein, producing MDRIEYIYTFGMDETEIGDRLDAHDVGVLSLANEGAAYAIPVGYQFDDSSLYIRLSATDSSKKMAFLEATTEASFLLYEVEPPDDSWSIVATGELRRLTGEEREAFDATTVNREFRRLRIFDEDVAEVDLEIYELEIETLTGRKTGQ from the coding sequence ATGGACCGGATCGAGTACATCTACACGTTCGGCATGGACGAAACCGAGATCGGCGACCGACTCGACGCTCACGACGTCGGCGTCCTCTCGCTCGCGAACGAGGGCGCGGCGTATGCGATTCCCGTCGGCTATCAGTTCGACGACTCCTCACTTTACATCCGGCTTTCGGCGACGGATTCGAGCAAGAAGATGGCGTTTCTCGAGGCGACGACCGAGGCCAGTTTCCTGCTGTACGAGGTCGAGCCGCCCGATGACTCCTGGAGTATCGTCGCCACTGGCGAGTTACGTCGGCTGACGGGCGAGGAACGCGAGGCGTTCGACGCGACGACGGTCAACCGGGAGTTTCGCCGGCTACGGATCTTCGACGAGGACGTCGCCGAGGTCGACCTCGAGATCTACGAACTCGAGATCGAGACGCTGACAGGCCGGAAGACGGGTCAGTAG